The following are encoded together in the Peromyscus leucopus breed LL Stock chromosome 1, UCI_PerLeu_2.1, whole genome shotgun sequence genome:
- the LOC114710282 gene encoding LOW QUALITY PROTEIN: RNA-binding motif protein, X chromosome-like (The sequence of the model RefSeq protein was modified relative to this genomic sequence to represent the inferred CDS: inserted 1 base in 1 codon) — MVEADRPGKLFIGGLNLETDEKALEAAFGKYGRIIEVLLMKDRETSKSRGFAFVTFENPADAKAASRDMNGKSLDGKAIKVAQATKPVFESSRRGPPPPRSRGRPRGLRGSRGGGGPRRPPSRGGSADEGGYTGDFDLRPSRAPMPLKRGPPPRRAGPPPKRAAPSGPARSGAGIRGRAAGSRGRDGYXGPPRRELPPPRRDPYLGPRDEGYSPRESYSSRDYPSARDPRDFAPSPRDYTYRDYGHSSARDECPSRGYCERDGYGGRERDYAEHPSGGSYRDPFDGYGDPRGAGPARGPPPSYGGGRYEEYRGCSPDGYGGRDSYRSERYSSGRERVGRPERGLPPSVERSCPTPRDSYSRSGRRAPPRGGGRVGSRLERGGGRSRY, encoded by the exons ATGGTGGAAGCCGACCGTCCAGGGAAGCTCTTCATCGGAGGCCTCAACCTCGAAACCGACGAGAAAGCCCTCGAGGCGGCGTTCGGCAAGTATGGCCGCATCATCGAGGTGCTCCTGATGAAGGACCGGGAAACCTCCAAGTCCAGAGGCTTCGCCTTCGTCACCTTCGAGAACCCCGCGGACGCCAAGGCCGCCTCCCGAGACATGAATGGCAAGTCCCTGGATGGTAAGGCCATCAAGGTGGCCCAGGCCACCAAGCCGGTGTTCGAGAGCAGCCGGCGCGGGCCCCCGCCTCCCCGCAGCCGCGGCCGCCCGAGGGGCCTGCGTGGgagccgcggcggcggcggcccgcggCGCCCTCCCTCCCGGGGCGGGTCGGCCGACGAAGGCGGCTACACGGGCGATTTCGACCTGCGCCCTTCCCGGGCCCCGATGCCGCTGAAGCGCGGGCCACCGCCGCGCCGGGCCGGGCCTCCGCCAAAAAGAGCCGCGCCGTCGGGCCCGGCGCGCAGCGGCGCGGGAATTCGCGGGCGGGCCGCGGGCTCGCGGGGGCGAGACGGCT GGGGCCCCCCGCGCCGGGagctgccgccgccgcgccgcgaCCCGTACCTGGGCCCGCGCGACGAGGGCTACTCGCCCCGGGAGAGCTACTCGAGCCGCGACTACCCGAGCGCCCGGGACCCGCGCGACTTCGCGCCCTCGCCGCGCGACTACACCTACCGCGACTACGGCCACTCGAGCGCGCGCGACGAATGCCCTTCCAGGGGCTACTGCGAGCGCGACGGCTACGGGGGCCGCGAGCGCGACTACGCCGAGCACCCGAGCGGAGGCTCCTACCGAGACCCCTTCGACGGCTACGGCGACCCGCGCGGCGCCGGCCCTGCCCGCGGCCCGCCGCCATCTTACGGCGGAGGCCGCTACGAAGAGTACCGCGGCTGCTCGCCCGACGGCTACGGCGGCCGCGACAGCTACCGCAGCGAGCGCTACTCGAGCGGCCGCGAGCGCGTGGGCAGGCCGGAGCGCGGGCTGCCGCCGTCTGTGGAACGAAGCTGCCCGACTCCGCGCGACTCCTACAGCCGCTCGGGCCGCCGTGCGCCCCCCCGGGGAGGAGGCCGAGTGGGAAGCCGCCTGGAGCGAGGGGGAGGTCGGAGCAGGTACTGA